In Chitinophaga sp. HK235, a single window of DNA contains:
- a CDS encoding sodium/sugar symporter produces MQPNLLHYVDYLVFLVYFVIVAGYGYYIYQKKKKATTDSKDFFLAEGSLTWWAIGASLIASNISAEQFIGMSGSGFAMGLAISTYEWMAAATLIVVAVFFLPIYLKNKIYTMPQFLERRYNQTVSTIMAVFWLLLYVVVNLTSILYLGALAINKISGINFYACMVALSFFAVLITLGGMKVIGYTDVIQVFFLILGGLATTYLALDLVAQHFGQSGVLKGFSLLHQHADDHFHMIFKKDQPHYLDLPGLSILIGGMWIVNLNYWGCNQYITQRALGADLKTARSGLLFAGFLKLLMPVIVVLPGIAAYVLYQQGLYHAEMLKDGSLNPDNAYPVLLNLLPIGLKGLAFAALTAAVVASLAGKANSISTIFSLDIYKKIYNKDADENKIVSVGRTTVIIAMVIAIVLSNFLGIDKKGGFQFIQEYTGFVSPGVFAMFVMGFFWKRTTSNAALFAMIAGLLMSFVLKFLPMWVNLEPLYQFGWAAPNAAGLYEMAFIDRMGVVFVICVVGMIIISLADPASKNNPKGLAIDGSMFKTAMPFTIGALFIIGILIALYTVYW; encoded by the coding sequence ATGCAACCAAACTTACTTCACTACGTTGATTACCTGGTATTCCTGGTATATTTTGTAATAGTGGCCGGCTACGGGTATTATATCTATCAAAAGAAAAAGAAGGCAACAACAGATTCCAAAGACTTTTTCCTGGCGGAAGGGTCACTCACCTGGTGGGCTATCGGTGCCTCCCTGATCGCCTCCAACATCTCGGCAGAACAGTTCATCGGTATGTCCGGCTCCGGTTTTGCTATGGGTCTGGCCATTTCCACCTATGAATGGATGGCTGCTGCCACGCTCATTGTGGTGGCGGTGTTTTTCCTGCCCATCTATCTGAAAAACAAGATCTATACCATGCCTCAGTTTCTGGAACGCAGGTATAATCAAACGGTGAGTACTATCATGGCAGTGTTCTGGTTGCTCCTCTATGTTGTGGTAAACCTTACTTCTATCCTGTACCTGGGTGCACTGGCTATCAATAAAATTTCAGGCATCAACTTCTACGCCTGTATGGTGGCATTGTCCTTCTTTGCAGTGCTGATTACACTGGGCGGTATGAAGGTGATTGGTTATACAGACGTTATTCAGGTGTTTTTCCTTATCCTGGGTGGTCTGGCCACTACTTACCTGGCACTGGACCTGGTGGCACAGCATTTCGGCCAGAGCGGTGTGCTCAAAGGTTTCAGCCTCCTGCATCAGCATGCCGATGATCATTTTCACATGATCTTTAAGAAAGACCAGCCACATTATCTGGACCTACCGGGACTCAGTATACTCATTGGCGGTATGTGGATCGTTAACCTGAACTACTGGGGCTGTAACCAGTACATTACACAACGCGCACTGGGTGCAGATCTTAAGACTGCCCGCAGCGGTCTGCTGTTTGCCGGTTTCCTGAAACTGCTGATGCCGGTGATCGTGGTATTACCGGGTATCGCTGCTTATGTGTTGTACCAACAAGGATTGTATCATGCTGAGATGCTGAAGGATGGCTCCCTGAACCCCGACAATGCTTACCCTGTATTGCTCAATCTCCTGCCCATTGGCCTCAAAGGTTTGGCTTTTGCAGCCCTGACCGCCGCTGTGGTAGCCTCTCTGGCAGGTAAAGCCAACAGTATTTCCACCATTTTCTCACTGGATATTTATAAGAAGATATACAACAAAGACGCTGACGAAAACAAAATCGTAAGTGTAGGACGTACAACCGTTATCATCGCTATGGTGATCGCCATCGTATTATCCAATTTCCTCGGTATCGATAAAAAAGGCGGCTTCCAGTTCATTCAGGAATATACCGGTTTCGTATCTCCCGGTGTTTTCGCCATGTTTGTGATGGGCTTCTTCTGGAAACGCACAACCTCTAACGCCGCACTGTTTGCGATGATAGCCGGCCTGCTGATGTCTTTCGTGCTGAAATTCCTGCCGATGTGGGTAAACCTGGAGCCACTGTATCAGTTTGGCTGGGCTGCCCCCAATGCGGCCGGTTTATATGAAATGGCCTTCATCGACCGCATGGGCGTAGTGTTTGTTATTTGTGTGGTAGGTATGATCATCATCTCCCTGGCCGATCCCGCCAGCAAAAACAATCCAAAAGGACTGGCAATAGACGGCAGCATGTTTAAAACAGCGATGCCCTTTACCATTGGTGCATTGTTTATCATTGGTATCCTGATTGCCTTGTATACCGTATACTGGTAA
- a CDS encoding FAD-binding oxidoreductase, producing the protein MLSYWEKQSLLQYDYIIAGSGIVGLSAAISLKERQPAARVLVLEREVLPTGASTKNAGFACIGSLTEILEDLQTMPPETVLNLVSMRLAGLRLLRHRLGDERIGYRENGSYELIGPREEWALGQLEEVNRLLGSILEETPAFSPANEKISSFGFATGHVKAMVRNNYEGEIHTGKMMRALIDKTIAMGVEIKTGCRIERMEDLHTGVNVIVANHTLKEDIIFQAHKLLVCTNAFTGQLLPQLELTPGRGQVLITEPVPGLPFKGIFHLEEGYFYFRELDGRVLLGGGRQLDFPGETSTDFRFNDRIQHELEEMLRHIILPGRPFTIADRWTGIMAFGNTKQPIVRAYTDNIILGVRMGGMGVAIGSIVGDKIAAMALEQK; encoded by the coding sequence ATGTTAAGTTATTGGGAAAAGCAAAGTCTGCTTCAATACGACTACATCATCGCCGGAAGCGGTATTGTCGGGCTGTCGGCTGCTATCAGCCTGAAAGAGCGTCAGCCCGCGGCTCGTGTGCTGGTACTGGAACGGGAGGTGCTGCCTACCGGTGCCAGTACTAAAAATGCAGGATTTGCCTGTATCGGCAGCCTCACGGAAATACTGGAAGACCTGCAAACCATGCCGCCGGAAACGGTGCTTAATCTGGTATCTATGCGCCTGGCTGGTCTGCGGCTGTTGCGTCACCGCCTCGGTGATGAACGTATTGGCTACAGGGAAAACGGTAGTTATGAGTTGATAGGTCCCAGAGAAGAATGGGCGCTGGGCCAGCTGGAGGAGGTCAACCGACTGCTGGGTAGTATACTGGAGGAGACGCCCGCTTTTTCTCCTGCCAATGAAAAGATCAGCAGCTTTGGCTTTGCCACCGGCCATGTAAAAGCCATGGTCCGCAACAACTACGAAGGAGAAATCCACACCGGTAAGATGATGCGGGCGCTGATAGACAAAACCATCGCCATGGGCGTGGAAATAAAGACCGGCTGCCGGATCGAACGCATGGAAGACCTGCATACAGGCGTCAACGTGATAGTGGCCAACCATACCCTGAAAGAAGATATTATCTTCCAGGCTCATAAGTTACTGGTATGCACCAACGCTTTTACCGGACAGCTGCTGCCACAGCTGGAGCTAACACCCGGAAGAGGGCAGGTGCTCATCACCGAACCCGTGCCCGGACTGCCTTTTAAAGGAATTTTCCACCTGGAGGAAGGGTATTTTTATTTCAGAGAGCTGGATGGACGGGTATTGCTGGGCGGCGGCCGCCAGCTGGACTTCCCCGGGGAAACATCCACCGATTTCAGATTCAACGACCGCATTCAGCACGAACTGGAAGAAATGCTCCGTCATATTATACTGCCGGGGCGGCCTTTTACCATCGCCGACCGCTGGACCGGCATCATGGCCTTCGGCAATACCAAACAACCTATCGTCCGCGCCTATACGGACAATATCATCCTCGGCGTCCGCATGGGTGGCATGGGCGTGGCTATTGGCTCTATTGTCGGGGATAAAATTGCAGCCATGGCCCTTGAACAAAAATAA
- a CDS encoding xylulokinase, whose product MYFIGYDIGSSSIKAALLDAGSGRCLASATSPSREMPIQVLHPHWAEQDPESWWLEIIHATQLLQRQYTFDPAMVKGIGIAYQMHGLVCVDKDLQVLRPAIIWCDSRAVDIGNSAFTALGKEYCLSHLLNSPGNFTASKLRWIHEKEPHLYERIHKIMLPGDFIAMKLTGEACTTVSGLSEGTFWDFPGNTVNTRLLDYYGIDRQLLPDLVPTFGIQGELTTAAAAVLQLKAGTPVTYRAGDQPNNAFALNVLQPGEAATTAGTSGVVYAVHDKHTFDPKSRVNTFVHVNNDVHHTRDGVLMCLNGTGIANSWLRNMIGEISYPDMNTIALQAPVGSDGLLVFPFGNGAERILGNKSTGATVSHLDFNRHSQAHMMRAVQEGIVFGLNYGLDIMSEMDLTIHRVRAGNANMFLSPLFREAFANTANVVIELYDTDGAQGAARGAAVGAGYVPLKEAHRGMQCLAVIEPDARLLSHYRDAYGHWLAGLRALMCNGDL is encoded by the coding sequence ATGTATTTCATCGGTTATGATATTGGTTCTTCTTCAATAAAAGCAGCTTTACTGGACGCCGGTAGTGGCAGATGCCTCGCATCTGCCACCAGCCCTTCCAGGGAAATGCCCATACAGGTGCTGCACCCGCACTGGGCAGAACAAGACCCTGAAAGCTGGTGGCTGGAAATCATACATGCCACACAGTTGTTGCAACGCCAGTATACATTTGATCCGGCCATGGTAAAAGGAATAGGCATTGCCTACCAGATGCATGGCCTGGTTTGTGTAGACAAAGACCTGCAGGTGTTACGCCCTGCCATCATCTGGTGTGACAGCCGCGCCGTAGATATCGGCAACAGCGCTTTCACCGCATTGGGCAAAGAGTATTGCCTCTCGCATCTGCTCAACTCCCCCGGCAATTTCACCGCTTCCAAACTGCGCTGGATACACGAAAAAGAGCCTCATCTCTATGAACGAATCCATAAAATAATGCTGCCCGGCGATTTTATCGCCATGAAACTCACAGGAGAAGCCTGCACCACCGTGTCGGGCCTCTCTGAAGGCACTTTCTGGGACTTCCCCGGCAATACCGTCAATACCAGGCTACTGGATTATTACGGGATAGACCGGCAACTGCTTCCTGATCTGGTACCAACTTTCGGGATACAGGGGGAACTGACCACTGCCGCTGCCGCAGTCCTGCAGCTGAAAGCCGGCACTCCGGTTACCTACCGTGCCGGAGATCAGCCCAACAATGCCTTTGCGCTCAACGTACTCCAGCCCGGCGAAGCCGCTACCACGGCAGGTACCTCCGGTGTGGTATATGCTGTGCATGATAAACATACTTTCGACCCTAAAAGCAGGGTCAATACTTTTGTACATGTGAACAACGATGTACACCACACCAGAGATGGTGTGCTCATGTGCCTTAACGGCACTGGTATTGCCAACAGCTGGCTGCGCAACATGATCGGAGAGATCAGTTATCCCGATATGAATACCATCGCCCTCCAGGCACCGGTAGGATCGGATGGACTGCTGGTATTTCCTTTTGGAAACGGCGCAGAAAGGATCCTGGGAAATAAAAGTACAGGCGCTACCGTTAGCCACCTCGATTTTAACCGGCATAGCCAGGCGCATATGATGAGAGCCGTACAGGAAGGTATCGTATTCGGACTGAACTATGGTCTGGATATTATGTCCGAAATGGACCTCACTATTCATCGGGTAAGAGCCGGCAACGCTAATATGTTCCTCAGCCCGCTGTTCCGCGAGGCATTTGCCAATACGGCCAATGTGGTCATCGAACTGTATGATACAGACGGAGCACAGGGTGCTGCCCGCGGCGCCGCCGTAGGAGCGGGTTATGTTCCTCTCAAAGAAGCACACCGTGGCATGCAGTGCCTGGCGGTGATAGAACCAGACGCCCGGTTGCTGTCACATTACCGGGATGCATATGGTCACTGGCTGGCAGGACTGCGCGCACTCATGTGTAACGGTGACCTGTAA